Proteins from a single region of Crassaminicella profunda:
- a CDS encoding carbon-nitrogen hydrolase family protein has product MERLKLGVCQMKVEDDLNKNIQHAEEMIRKAAENGSNLVVLPEMFNCPYENKYFPIFSEKYPGKTTNMLSDLAKELGIYIVGGSIPEKDKDVFYNTSYVFDEHGNMIGKHRKVHLFDIDVEGGIKFKESDTLGYGEKVTVVDTKYCKIGVAICYDMRFPELMRLMALEGAQIIIVPAAFNMTTGPAHWEILLRARALDNQVYFIAASPCRNLDASYHAYGYSTIVDPWGKIVSQADEKECILYGEVDFEKIEKIRSELPLLKHRRTDLYELSKK; this is encoded by the coding sequence GGAAAGGTTAAAATTAGGAGTATGTCAAATGAAAGTCGAGGATGATTTGAATAAAAATATTCAGCATGCTGAAGAAATGATTCGTAAAGCAGCTGAAAATGGAAGTAATCTTGTTGTGCTTCCAGAGATGTTTAATTGTCCTTATGAAAACAAATATTTTCCGATATTTTCTGAAAAGTATCCTGGCAAGACGACAAATATGCTATCAGATTTAGCCAAAGAATTAGGCATATATATTGTTGGTGGTTCAATTCCTGAAAAAGATAAAGATGTTTTTTATAATACCTCTTATGTATTTGATGAGCATGGAAATATGATTGGGAAGCATAGAAAGGTTCATTTATTTGATATTGATGTTGAAGGGGGAATAAAATTTAAGGAATCTGATACCCTAGGATATGGAGAAAAAGTTACAGTAGTAGATACAAAATATTGTAAAATTGGTGTTGCCATATGCTATGATATGAGATTTCCAGAGCTGATGAGATTGATGGCTCTAGAAGGTGCACAAATTATTATTGTGCCAGCTGCTTTTAATATGACAACAGGACCTGCTCATTGGGAAATTTTATTAAGAGCTAGAGCTTTAGATAATCAAGTATATTTTATTGCTGCTTCTCCATGTAGAAATTTAGATGCATCTTATCATGCTTATGGATATTCAACCATTGTAGATCCATGGGGAAAAATAGTTAGTCAGGCAGATGAAAAGGAATGTATCCTATATGGAGAGGTTGATTTTGAAAAGATAGAAAAGATTAGAAGTGAACTTCCCTTGTTAAAGCATAGAAGGACAGATTTATATGAATTAAGCAAAAAGTAA
- a CDS encoding P-II family nitrogen regulator, which produces MYALFLILNEIEKIDQIHNIFYKVGVGATTVDSVGMGKVLLEHQIDVPIFSSIRKLVEGNKPYNKTVISVIREEDKLRKTIDLIKEELDHINKPGVGFMFVVPVLECYGSKHTGSKIEEVKK; this is translated from the coding sequence ATGTATGCCTTATTTCTTATATTAAATGAAATAGAAAAAATAGATCAAATTCACAATATATTTTATAAAGTTGGTGTCGGCGCAACAACCGTTGATAGTGTCGGCATGGGAAAAGTACTATTAGAACACCAAATAGATGTTCCAATATTTTCAAGTATTCGAAAACTTGTAGAAGGAAACAAACCTTATAACAAAACTGTTATTAGTGTTATCCGCGAAGAAGATAAATTAAGAAAAACAATTGATCTTATTAAAGAAGAATTAGATCATATCAACAAACCTGGTGTAGGATTTATGTTTGTTGTACCTGTATTAGAATGTTATGGTTCAAAACATACGGGGTCTAAAATTGAAGAAGTAAAAAAATAA
- a CDS encoding cation:proton antiporter: protein MNPFISLGIALIVGILFGKLMNRFKVPAVAGYIIAGLLLGTSGFNIVNGEMIEKLSFLSDFALGIIAFNIGSELQLSVIKKLGKSIFIIATCEALAAFLFVTAITYLLTKNISTALILGAVSSATAPAATVMVLREYNAKGPLTSTLLGVVAIDDAICLMIYAIASSVAKVFIKHETVTLYKILVHPIMEIVLSILVGAVLGVILTYLVKISKKEGELLPFITGMIILLVGVATKFHLSPLLCAMALGIVIANISSNSRRAFSSVESFSPPIIAAFFTLAGARLDISLLPHIGIIGVCYLLFRIIGKVLGASVGGIISDAPKVVKKYIGFGLLSQVGVAVGLAIVVNREFPGTELGSLVITILLATTIITEIVGPLATKNAIIKAEEAHL, encoded by the coding sequence ATGAATCCATTTATCAGTTTAGGTATTGCTCTTATTGTAGGTATTTTATTTGGAAAGCTCATGAACAGATTTAAGGTTCCAGCTGTTGCTGGATATATCATAGCAGGTCTTTTATTGGGAACATCTGGTTTTAATATTGTTAATGGAGAAATGATAGAAAAATTATCTTTTTTAAGTGATTTTGCTTTAGGAATCATTGCTTTTAACATAGGAAGTGAGCTTCAACTATCCGTTATTAAAAAATTAGGTAAATCTATATTTATTATTGCAACTTGTGAAGCTTTAGCAGCATTTTTATTCGTAACTGCCATTACCTATTTATTAACAAAAAACATATCTACAGCTTTAATCTTAGGAGCTGTATCTTCTGCTACTGCTCCAGCAGCAACAGTCATGGTTTTAAGAGAATACAATGCGAAAGGCCCTTTGACCAGTACTTTGCTTGGAGTTGTAGCCATAGATGATGCTATATGCCTTATGATTTATGCCATTGCTTCTTCTGTAGCAAAAGTATTCATCAAACATGAAACTGTTACCCTTTATAAAATTTTAGTACATCCAATTATGGAGATTGTACTCTCTATTCTAGTTGGTGCAGTACTTGGGGTTATTTTAACCTATCTAGTAAAAATCTCTAAAAAAGAAGGAGAGCTACTTCCCTTTATTACAGGAATGATCATATTACTTGTTGGCGTAGCTACTAAATTTCATTTATCTCCACTCCTTTGTGCAATGGCTTTAGGGATTGTTATTGCAAATATATCTTCTAACAGTAGAAGAGCCTTCTCAAGTGTTGAAAGTTTTTCACCACCAATCATTGCAGCATTTTTTACATTAGCAGGCGCAAGATTGGATATATCCTTGCTTCCTCATATAGGAATCATTGGGGTTTGCTATTTACTATTTAGAATCATAGGAAAAGTATTAGGGGCTTCTGTTGGAGGAATCATTTCTGATGCACCTAAGGTAGTAAAAAAATATATTGGTTTTGGATTATTATCTCAAGTAGGGGTAGCTGTAGGACTTGCAATTGTTGTAAACAGAGAATTTCCTGGTACAGAACTAGGTTCCCTAGTAATAACAATTCTTTTAGCCACAACTATTATTACAGAAATAGTAGGCCCATTAGCTACCAAAAATGCTATAATAAAAGCAGAAGAAGCTCATTTATAA
- a CDS encoding Na+/H+ antiporter NhaC family protein, translating into MGLLKISPVFVMAGLMISGFDALLAAPLATVYAALIAIITERLKFNEIVDCAVENVKEMQLVFFILMAAYAMAEAFMATGVGASIINVALSLGMTAKTVAVTGFIVTAVLSVATGTSWGTFAACAPIFLWLNHIVGGNLYITTAAIAGGACFGDNIGLISDTTVVSSGIQKVEVIHRIRHQGVWSILCLVVAGVIIFGLSMGLPSTAGNAADAINQIPQQVWDNLNEARPSAVALLNQVKEGVPTYMIIPLLVVLAVAIKGLPTLACLGLGIITSLVLGLVAGTVDNVNGFLDLMYTGFSDAGGWVIVMMMWVGAFGGIMGRIKAFAPLSNFISSIVTSVRQLMFCNGLLSIIGNAALSDEMAQIVTIGPIIKNLTDENVEASEEDMYKLRLRNATFGDALGVFGSQLIPWHVYIGFYVGIASAVYPLHEFVAMDIIKYNVMAMVAVASILILTLTGLDRMIPLFGLPAEPQVSLKKHGKSTASKNA; encoded by the coding sequence ATGGGACTTTTAAAAATTTCACCTGTTTTTGTAATGGCAGGACTTATGATTTCTGGTTTTGATGCATTACTTGCAGCACCTTTGGCTACTGTATACGCAGCACTTATTGCAATTATTACTGAAAGACTTAAATTCAATGAAATCGTTGACTGTGCTGTTGAGAACGTTAAAGAAATGCAACTAGTATTCTTTATCTTAATGGCAGCTTATGCTATGGCCGAAGCTTTCATGGCTACTGGTGTAGGAGCATCTATCATCAACGTAGCTCTAAGCCTTGGTATGACTGCAAAAACAGTAGCAGTTACAGGATTTATAGTTACTGCTGTTTTATCTGTTGCTACAGGTACTTCATGGGGAACATTTGCAGCATGTGCACCAATCTTTTTATGGTTAAACCATATTGTTGGTGGAAATCTTTACATCACTACTGCTGCTATCGCAGGTGGAGCATGTTTCGGAGACAATATTGGACTTATTTCTGATACTACAGTAGTTAGTTCAGGTATTCAAAAGGTTGAAGTTATTCATAGAATTAGACACCAAGGTGTTTGGTCTATTCTTTGCCTTGTTGTAGCTGGGGTAATCATTTTCGGTTTAAGTATGGGATTACCAAGTACAGCTGGAAATGCAGCAGATGCAATCAACCAAATCCCTCAACAAGTATGGGATAACTTAAATGAAGCTAGACCTTCAGCAGTTGCATTACTTAACCAAGTTAAAGAAGGAGTACCTACTTACATGATTATTCCTTTATTGGTTGTACTAGCTGTAGCAATTAAGGGATTACCAACTCTTGCTTGTTTAGGATTAGGTATTATTACATCTTTAGTATTAGGACTTGTAGCAGGTACAGTTGACAATGTTAATGGTTTCTTAGATCTTATGTACACAGGTTTTAGCGATGCTGGTGGTTGGGTTATCGTTATGATGATGTGGGTTGGTGCCTTTGGTGGAATCATGGGCAGAATCAAAGCATTTGCTCCATTATCTAACTTCATTTCAAGTATCGTTACAAGTGTAAGACAACTTATGTTCTGCAACGGTTTACTTTCTATTATCGGAAATGCAGCTTTATCTGATGAAATGGCTCAAATCGTTACAATCGGACCTATCATCAAAAACTTAACAGATGAGAATGTAGAAGCTAGTGAAGAAGATATGTACAAGCTTCGTCTAAGAAATGCAACTTTCGGAGATGCACTAGGCGTATTCGGTTCTCAGCTTATTCCATGGCACGTATATATTGGATTCTATGTAGGTATTGCTTCTGCAGTATATCCACTACATGAATTCGTAGCAATGGATATTATCAAATACAATGTAATGGCTATGGTTGCTGTAGCTTCTATCTTGATCTTAACATTAACTGGTTTAGATAGAATGATTCCTCTATTTGGATTACCAGCAGAGCCACAAGTAAGTCTTAAAAAACACGGAAAATCAACTGCATCAAAAAATGCATAA
- a CDS encoding cache domain-containing protein, producing MKKISSKIIFVIMTCSFIISLGLGSTSTFQSSKIIKKEIHDKLVFMSQSYANEFSHIFKSIEGRTETLSATTFAMFDMKNFKKDKNYIKNYQKTIEPIIDKVARTSDDIQAVYFTINPELTGEVYEIWYADKDGNGTLEKLDPDPDPDDPYIDWFYPDNKEMHWYYAPIQKGRGVWSEPYEETDINKEIISYTEPIVKDGVLIGVVGMDMDIATIKNTIENMKSYDTGYAFLLNEHYDLLIHPSFINGDNLKTIENGNLKSIVEEINQHHSGVVAYQLKGKDKLMSYARLSNGWMLVFTLSIGKIFEPIKNLTFIILVLMVLGIMLSIIIAIIFSNRFSNPLTCAVEQLKYMELGDFTKKIPEKLLNREDDLGTFIKSVNAMQHVIKDLMEKVKDESKPAKNSINFLVDITEQTQTATSQVATAIEQIVINTENEAQNKKFMEEALEKTNERLLEAQRLGHIGNWEWDIVNDKFWLSEEMCHIMGLKPKPLDFTLEMFLKSIHIEDQEIVQKTIADTLKGKGYSIEFRLIDFNGQEKWIYHRGDVIYDEENNPAGLFGISQDITEKKKALNELKKMNDNLKEMVKKEVQESRKKDAVMIYQARHARMGQMIGNIAHQWKQPLNSLNLILSNLKDAYIYDEFSKEYLDSSIYRSKKILNQMSQTIDDFRCFFKPRKAKEKFSIGNTIEFALELLEESIKRNHIEIKMQLLEDVMIYGYSNEFSQVLFNVLNNGKDALIERKIKNKEINIKVYSEKNRAVVEISNNGGCIDEKIMNKIFNPYFTTKSEEKGTGIGLYMSKMIIEEHMNGRICFQNIKEGICCKMIIPNNGVNKDG from the coding sequence ATGAAAAAAATTAGTTCCAAAATAATCTTTGTCATTATGACTTGTTCGTTTATTATTTCTCTTGGATTAGGGAGTACAAGTACATTTCAAAGTTCTAAAATTATAAAAAAAGAAATACATGATAAGTTGGTATTTATGTCTCAAAGCTATGCCAATGAATTTAGTCATATATTTAAAAGTATTGAAGGGAGAACAGAGACTTTATCTGCTACTACATTTGCCATGTTTGACATGAAAAATTTTAAAAAAGATAAAAATTATATAAAAAACTATCAGAAAACTATAGAACCAATTATAGATAAAGTGGCAAGAACTTCTGATGATATACAAGCTGTTTATTTTACTATTAACCCAGAGTTGACAGGAGAAGTATATGAAATTTGGTATGCAGATAAAGATGGTAATGGAACATTAGAAAAATTGGATCCAGACCCAGATCCAGATGATCCTTACATAGATTGGTTTTATCCAGATAACAAAGAGATGCATTGGTATTATGCGCCTATTCAAAAAGGAAGGGGCGTATGGAGTGAACCTTATGAAGAAACAGATATAAATAAAGAGATTATTTCTTATACAGAGCCAATCGTTAAAGATGGTGTTTTGATTGGTGTTGTAGGAATGGATATGGATATAGCAACTATAAAAAATACTATTGAAAATATGAAAAGTTATGATACAGGATATGCTTTTTTATTGAATGAACATTATGATCTATTAATTCATCCAAGTTTTATAAATGGGGACAATTTAAAAACCATAGAGAATGGAAATTTAAAATCTATAGTGGAAGAAATAAATCAACACCATTCGGGTGTGGTAGCCTATCAATTAAAAGGTAAAGATAAACTAATGAGTTATGCTCGTTTATCTAATGGCTGGATGTTAGTTTTTACATTATCTATAGGTAAAATATTTGAACCTATAAAAAATTTAACCTTTATTATTCTGGTATTGATGGTTTTAGGCATTATGTTATCTATTATTATTGCCATTATATTTTCAAATAGATTTTCAAATCCATTAACGTGTGCTGTTGAGCAGTTGAAATATATGGAATTAGGTGATTTTACAAAAAAAATTCCTGAAAAATTATTAAATAGAGAAGATGATTTAGGGACTTTTATAAAATCTGTTAATGCTATGCAACATGTCATAAAAGATTTAATGGAAAAAGTGAAGGATGAATCAAAACCTGCTAAAAATTCTATAAACTTTTTAGTAGATATAACGGAACAGACACAAACAGCTACTAGTCAGGTAGCAACAGCTATAGAGCAGATTGTAATAAATACAGAAAATGAAGCCCAAAATAAGAAGTTTATGGAAGAAGCATTAGAAAAGACGAATGAAAGACTCTTAGAGGCGCAAAGATTAGGACATATTGGAAATTGGGAATGGGATATAGTGAATGATAAATTTTGGTTATCAGAAGAAATGTGTCATATTATGGGCTTAAAACCAAAACCATTAGATTTTACTCTTGAAATGTTTTTAAAATCTATTCATATAGAAGATCAAGAAATCGTTCAAAAGACCATAGCAGATACTCTTAAAGGAAAGGGGTATAGTATTGAATTTAGATTGATTGATTTTAATGGACAAGAGAAATGGATTTATCATCGAGGGGATGTTATTTATGATGAGGAAAACAATCCTGCGGGCCTATTTGGAATCAGTCAGGATATTACAGAAAAAAAGAAAGCATTGAATGAACTAAAAAAGATGAACGATAACTTAAAGGAAATGGTAAAAAAAGAAGTACAGGAAAGTAGAAAAAAGGATGCAGTAATGATTTATCAAGCTAGACATGCAAGAATGGGGCAGATGATAGGCAACATAGCTCATCAATGGAAACAACCATTAAACAGCCTAAATTTAATATTATCTAATTTAAAAGATGCCTATATATATGATGAGTTCAGTAAAGAATATTTAGACAGCTCCATTTATAGATCTAAGAAAATATTAAATCAAATGTCTCAGACCATCGATGATTTTAGATGTTTTTTTAAACCAAGAAAGGCCAAAGAAAAATTTTCAATAGGAAATACTATAGAGTTTGCGTTAGAATTATTAGAAGAAAGTATCAAACGCAATCATATAGAAATAAAAATGCAATTATTAGAAGATGTGATGATTTATGGCTATTCTAATGAATTTTCTCAAGTGCTCTTTAATGTTTTAAACAATGGGAAGGATGCACTTATTGAAAGAAAAATAAAGAATAAGGAAATAAATATAAAAGTTTATTCAGAAAAAAATAGGGCCGTAGTAGAAATATCTAACAATGGTGGATGTATAGATGAGAAGATTATGAATAAGATTTTCAATCCCTATTTTACAACAAAATCAGAAGAAAAGGGTACAGGAATAGGACTTTATATGTCTAAAATGATCATTGAAGAACATATGAATGGCAGAATATGCTTTCAAAATATTAAAGAGGGTATATGCTGCAAAATGATTATTCCAAACAATGGAGTGAATAAAGATGGATAA
- a CDS encoding Na-translocating system protein MpsC family protein, with translation MDKKNMLYNMKLLYVEDEEVTRNEMGQFLKRRIEKVYLAENGVEGLKMYKKHKPDIIIADLIMPEMGGMEMIEHIRKENNDAFIIVTSALDDIDSILETVDIGINKYIIKPINTDELIDALENMTLKMFNTKDHSVWIELSEKKEIEDKIRKEFSHFIKKNTGKGPRNIFVSIQGNTIEIQAHEVLTPFEQSLLDHKKNNILVDQNRKLFYSIKRKNIELFVSKIVKTEVKMNDTIVNSLVNMDKVYFSIL, from the coding sequence ATGGATAAAAAAAATATGCTCTATAACATGAAGTTATTATATGTTGAAGATGAAGAAGTAACCAGAAATGAGATGGGGCAGTTTTTGAAAAGAAGAATTGAAAAAGTATATTTAGCTGAAAATGGAGTAGAAGGATTAAAAATGTATAAAAAGCACAAACCAGATATAATCATTGCAGACTTGATTATGCCTGAGATGGGCGGAATGGAAATGATAGAACATATACGTAAAGAAAATAACGATGCGTTTATTATTGTAACTTCTGCTCTAGATGATATAGATTCTATTTTAGAAACTGTAGATATTGGGATTAATAAATACATTATTAAGCCAATCAATACAGATGAGTTGATCGATGCACTAGAGAATATGACTTTAAAAATGTTCAATACAAAAGACCATTCAGTATGGATAGAACTATCTGAAAAAAAAGAGATAGAGGATAAAATAAGAAAAGAGTTTTCTCATTTTATCAAAAAAAATACTGGAAAAGGACCTAGAAATATTTTTGTATCCATTCAAGGAAATACCATAGAGATTCAAGCCCACGAAGTACTTACACCTTTTGAACAAAGTTTATTAGATCATAAAAAGAATAATATTTTGGTAGATCAAAACAGAAAGCTTTTTTATTCTATTAAAAGGAAAAATATTGAACTATTTGTATCAAAGATCGTAAAGACGGAAGTTAAAATGAATGATACAATCGTAAATTCTTTGGTCAATATGGATAAAGTATATTTTTCCATTTTATAG
- a CDS encoding TetR/AcrR family transcriptional regulator: MTSKKIKEAAFQLVAQKGYEGTTLAEIAKMVGIKKPSIYAHFSSKEEIFVTVLQEEVNIFCHYIDRIQVDVQSNHIEKIFMELLKKGMDYFYQDPMKKGFWRNILFCTCCMLKDQIKTSMIPLKEKIHDTLLLIIKGKVDNGEIQEQNLEDLVYSFECAMHGNFTMLLYDKFDYEKLKKSCHIYWGGIRKK, translated from the coding sequence ATGACATCAAAAAAAATAAAAGAAGCTGCATTTCAATTAGTTGCTCAAAAGGGGTATGAAGGAACAACACTAGCTGAGATTGCAAAAATGGTTGGCATAAAAAAGCCTTCTATTTATGCCCATTTTTCAAGTAAAGAAGAGATTTTTGTTACAGTTTTACAGGAAGAAGTAAATATTTTTTGTCATTATATTGATAGGATTCAAGTGGATGTTCAAAGTAATCATATAGAAAAAATATTTATGGAGTTATTAAAAAAAGGTATGGATTATTTTTATCAGGATCCAATGAAAAAAGGATTTTGGAGGAATATATTATTCTGTACATGTTGTATGCTAAAGGATCAAATAAAAACAAGTATGATTCCTCTTAAGGAAAAAATTCATGATACCCTTCTTCTTATTATAAAAGGAAAAGTAGATAATGGAGAGATTCAGGAACAAAATTTAGAGGATTTGGTTTATTCTTTTGAATGTGCCATGCATGGGAATTTTACAATGCTTTTGTATGATAAATTTGACTACGAAAAACTAAAAAAAAGTTGTCATATTTATTGGGGTGGAATAAGAAAAAAATAA
- a CDS encoding methyl-accepting chemotaxis protein, with protein MKKIGLKITIGIIACCMAISILVGSVSVFESTKYIKDEANNSLLFRAQSYANDFSNNLKEVEGQVDGLSASMRAVFDIEQFKNDPNYIKEYEKSVDGIIGNFTEKTNAVTAVYFTFDPQLIGRACEIWYAKEENKDFERINSDPEGTYIEDFYPDNEEMSWFYGPIKKRTGIWSDPYVEVDLDNSTIVSYTEAVFKDNNLIGVVGIDIKIDHIKNILDKLKVYDTGYAFLLNKNYDVLVHPTFKEGEHLKNLEDESYQFIIEEMDKNQSKIIEYKFKGKDKIMSYARLSNDWVLGIAPPIDEIFKPVNNLKFMIIIFVFVGIILSIFIGLYIGKSISKPIEVLKENLEDVSNGDLRKDVNMNRKDELGDLSMSLNKAMENTKILIKGIINNSKELSISSQEIVSTTEEISAQSENASGTTQEIAAGMEESSAAIEQINASIQEMSKATSQLAQEAKEGNAISKEISNRANKMKEHAEISSEITNRMYEEKQKNIVEAIEKSKIVDEIENMSNTISQIAQQTNLLALNAAIEAARAGDAGKGFAVVAEEVRTLAEQSTKAVSNIQFVVGEVQNAFKDLSENAGGLLKFINEKIQPDYKDLLKAGDQYMEDAKTFSNLVQDFSASTEDIVSFMGGVSMAVESVASSIEQGASGSQDIVTGIVEVAQAIEEVVKTTENQATLAQQLDEMVQKFKV; from the coding sequence ATGAAAAAGATAGGTTTAAAAATAACAATTGGGATTATAGCATGTTGTATGGCCATATCTATCTTAGTAGGAAGTGTAAGTGTTTTTGAAAGTACTAAATATATAAAAGACGAAGCAAATAATTCATTATTGTTTAGGGCGCAAAGTTATGCCAATGATTTTAGTAACAATCTAAAAGAAGTAGAAGGGCAAGTAGATGGTTTAAGTGCAAGTATGCGTGCTGTATTTGATATAGAGCAATTTAAAAATGATCCTAATTATATAAAAGAATATGAAAAATCAGTAGATGGAATCATTGGAAATTTTACAGAAAAAACTAATGCTGTAACAGCAGTTTATTTTACTTTTGATCCTCAATTAATAGGAAGAGCTTGTGAGATTTGGTATGCTAAAGAAGAAAATAAGGATTTTGAAAGGATCAATTCTGATCCAGAGGGTACATATATAGAGGATTTTTATCCTGATAATGAAGAAATGAGTTGGTTTTATGGACCAATTAAGAAGAGGACAGGAATATGGAGTGATCCTTATGTAGAAGTAGATCTTGATAATAGTACCATTGTTTCATATACAGAAGCAGTATTTAAAGATAATAACTTAATTGGGGTAGTAGGTATAGACATAAAAATTGATCATATAAAAAATATACTTGACAAATTAAAGGTATATGATACAGGATATGCTTTTTTATTAAATAAAAATTATGATGTATTAGTCCATCCTACTTTTAAAGAAGGAGAGCATTTGAAAAATCTTGAGGATGAAAGCTATCAATTTATAATAGAAGAGATGGATAAAAATCAATCAAAAATTATAGAATATAAGTTCAAAGGTAAAGATAAAATAATGAGTTATGCTCGCTTGTCTAATGATTGGGTTTTAGGGATCGCTCCACCTATAGATGAAATATTTAAACCAGTAAATAATTTGAAATTTATGATTATTATATTTGTTTTCGTGGGAATTATATTGTCAATTTTTATTGGATTATACATAGGAAAGTCTATTTCAAAACCTATTGAAGTATTAAAAGAAAATCTAGAAGACGTTAGTAATGGAGATTTGAGAAAAGATGTGAATATGAATAGGAAAGATGAATTAGGTGATTTATCTATGTCGCTGAATAAGGCAATGGAAAATACAAAAATATTGATTAAAGGAATCATTAATAACTCTAAGGAATTAAGTATATCTAGTCAAGAAATTGTTTCTACTACAGAAGAGATTTCTGCACAATCTGAAAATGCAAGTGGTACAACACAAGAAATTGCAGCTGGGATGGAAGAAAGCAGTGCGGCTATAGAACAAATTAATGCATCTATTCAAGAAATGTCAAAGGCCACAAGTCAGCTTGCTCAAGAAGCTAAAGAAGGAAATGCTATCTCAAAAGAAATAAGCAATAGAGCTAATAAAATGAAAGAACATGCTGAAATATCTAGTGAAATTACCAATCGTATGTATGAAGAAAAGCAAAAGAATATAGTAGAAGCCATTGAGAAAAGTAAGATTGTTGATGAAATAGAAAATATGTCTAATACGATTTCTCAAATTGCGCAACAAACAAATTTATTAGCTTTAAATGCAGCCATTGAAGCAGCAAGGGCAGGGGATGCAGGAAAGGGATTTGCTGTTGTTGCAGAAGAAGTAAGGACATTAGCAGAGCAGTCTACAAAAGCGGTATCTAATATTCAGTTTGTGGTTGGAGAAGTTCAGAATGCATTTAAAGATCTTTCAGAAAATGCAGGAGGGTTACTTAAATTTATTAATGAGAAAATACAACCTGATTATAAGGATTTACTTAAAGCTGGAGATCAATATATGGAAGATGCAAAGACGTTTAGCAATTTAGTTCAAGATTTTTCTGCTAGTACAGAAGATATTGTATCTTTCATGGGAGGAGTAAGTATGGCTGTAGAATCAGTAGCTAGTTCAATAGAACAAGGAGCTTCTGGTTCACAAGATATAGTTACTGGAATTGTAGAAGTAGCTCAAGCAATAGAAGAAGTAGTAAAAACAACTGAAAATCAAGCAACTTTAGCACAACAATTGGATGAGATGGTACAAAAATTTAAAGTATGA